Proteins encoded by one window of Bacillus rossius redtenbacheri isolate Brsri chromosome 3, Brsri_v3, whole genome shotgun sequence:
- the LOC134530201 gene encoding probable cytochrome P450 6a14 isoform X2 — MAFVFVPLYVHAITWATASLLLLWLWTSHVYGYWTARGVPSPRPAPLFGNIRDIVLRREYTGKVFQRLYRALGDHGLGGVYLLFQPALLVRDPELVKTFLVKDFEHFHDRGFKVDERASPLSAHLISLAGPRWRRLRAELTPTFTSGKMRLMFGAVAECAGEMARRLAGVSGRAGGVDVKEVAAQFTTDVIGSCAFGLRVHSMDRPDCKFRKLGRKVFAPSLRMYLRIFTMMCLPSWMQFLLVVFKDRETESFFMDLVRDTVKYREENHVVRNDFLQLLIQLKNRKQVANGQSMNSVDAKETKNGYGVKNHQTPDFELTENLMAAQCFVFFMAGFETSSTTMGFCLHELAVNPDVQKRLRNEVDDALERHGGELSYEAVQSMSYMDLVVSETLRKYPPIPMLDRECTKAYTVPGTNVHLEEGIKVKIPVYAIHHDPKYYPEPDKFDPERFTEENRRKIPPFAYLPFGEGPRMCIGMRFGLMQAKVGLAALLSKFEFCKCPKTQIPLEMDAVTIVTSPKGGVWLKIIDRPKINQL, encoded by the exons ATGGCTTTCGTTTTCGTCCCGCTGTACGTGCACGCGATCACGTGGGCGACGGCAAGTCTGCTGCTGTTATGGCTGTGGACGTCGCACGTCTACGGCTACTGGACGGCGAGGGGCGTGCCGAGCCCGAGGCCCGCGCCGCTGTTCGGGAACATCAGGGACATCGTCCTGCGGCGCGAGTACACGGGCAAAGTCTTCCAGCGGCTGTACCGCGCCCTCGGCGACCACGGGCTCGGGGGAGTGTACCTGCTGTTCCAGCCGGCGCTGCTCGTCAGGGACCCGGAGCTCGTCAAGACGTTCCTCGTGAAGGACTTCGAGCACTTCCACGACCGGGGGTTCAAGGTGGACGAGCGCGCGAGCCCGCTGAGCGCGCACCTCATCAGCCTGGCCGGGCCGCGGTGGAGGCGCCTCAGGGCGGAGCTCACCCCCACCTTCACCTCCGGCAAGATGAGGCTCATGTTCGGCGCCGTGGCCGAGTGCGCCGGCGAGATGGCGCGCCGGCTGGCGGGCGTGTCCGGGCGCGCGGGAGGCGTCGACGTCAAAGAGGTCGCGGCCCAGTTCACCACCGACGTCATCGGCTCGTGCGCCTTCGGGCTGCGCGTCCACTCCATGGACCGCCCGGACTGCAAGTTCAGGAAGCTGGGCCGCAAGGTGTTCGCGCCGTCTCTCCGCATGTACCTCCGGATATTCACCATGATGTGCCTGCCTTCGTGGATGCAATTCCTGCTCGTCGTTTTCAAAGATCGGGAGACGGAAAGTTTCTTCATGGACTTGGTGAGGGACACGGTAAAATACCGCGAAGAAAACCACGTAGTGAGGAATGACTTTCTGCAGTTGCTCATACAACTGAAGAACAGAAAGCAAGTTGCAAATGGCCAGTCTATGAACTCAGTGGATGCAAAGGAAACTAAAAACGGATATGGTGTTAAAAATCACCAAACACCAGATTTCG AACTTACAGAAAACCTGATGGCCGCCCAGTGCTTTGTGTTCTTCATGGCTGGGTTCGAGACTTCTTCCACGACGATGGGCTTCTGTCTGCACGAGCTCGCTGTGAACCCCGACGTGCAGAAGAGGCTGAGGAACGAGGTGGACGATGCTCTTGAGCGCCACGGAGGCGAACTCTCGTACGAGGCAGTGCAGAGCATGAGCTACATGGACCTGGTGGTCAGCG aaACGCTGCGCAAATATCCACCAATACCAATGTTGGATAGAGAATGCACCAAAGCGTACACTGTTCCTGGTACCAATGTTCACCTGGAAGAAGGTATCAAAGTAAAAATTCCAGTGTATGCAATTCACCACGACCCTAAATACTACCCGGAACCAGACAAGTTTGATCCAGAGAGATTTACAGAAGAAAATAGGAGAAAGATACCGCCGTTTGCTTACCTGCCGTTTGGAGAAGGACCCAGAATGTGCATAG GCATGCGGTTCGGACTGATGCAGGCTAAAGTGGGTCTGGCGGCTCTGCTGTCCAAATTCGAGTTCTGCAAATGTCCCAAGACGCAAATTCCTTTGGAGATGGACGCCGTTACGATAGTGACTTCTCCGAAGGGAGGAGTTTGGCTGAAAATAATTGACAGGCCGAAAATAAACCAATTATGA
- the LOC134530201 gene encoding probable cytochrome P450 6a14 isoform X1, protein MAAPRASPSGVGARLYLHSARAAGMAFVFVPLYVHAITWATASLLLLWLWTSHVYGYWTARGVPSPRPAPLFGNIRDIVLRREYTGKVFQRLYRALGDHGLGGVYLLFQPALLVRDPELVKTFLVKDFEHFHDRGFKVDERASPLSAHLISLAGPRWRRLRAELTPTFTSGKMRLMFGAVAECAGEMARRLAGVSGRAGGVDVKEVAAQFTTDVIGSCAFGLRVHSMDRPDCKFRKLGRKVFAPSLRMYLRIFTMMCLPSWMQFLLVVFKDRETESFFMDLVRDTVKYREENHVVRNDFLQLLIQLKNRKQVANGQSMNSVDAKETKNGYGVKNHQTPDFELTENLMAAQCFVFFMAGFETSSTTMGFCLHELAVNPDVQKRLRNEVDDALERHGGELSYEAVQSMSYMDLVVSETLRKYPPIPMLDRECTKAYTVPGTNVHLEEGIKVKIPVYAIHHDPKYYPEPDKFDPERFTEENRRKIPPFAYLPFGEGPRMCIGMRFGLMQAKVGLAALLSKFEFCKCPKTQIPLEMDAVTIVTSPKGGVWLKIIDRPKINQL, encoded by the exons ATGGCTGCACCTCGTGCCAGTCCGAGTGGAGTGGGCGCCCGCCTCTATCTGCACTCTGCACGCGCAGCAG GAATGGCTTTCGTTTTCGTCCCGCTGTACGTGCACGCGATCACGTGGGCGACGGCAAGTCTGCTGCTGTTATGGCTGTGGACGTCGCACGTCTACGGCTACTGGACGGCGAGGGGCGTGCCGAGCCCGAGGCCCGCGCCGCTGTTCGGGAACATCAGGGACATCGTCCTGCGGCGCGAGTACACGGGCAAAGTCTTCCAGCGGCTGTACCGCGCCCTCGGCGACCACGGGCTCGGGGGAGTGTACCTGCTGTTCCAGCCGGCGCTGCTCGTCAGGGACCCGGAGCTCGTCAAGACGTTCCTCGTGAAGGACTTCGAGCACTTCCACGACCGGGGGTTCAAGGTGGACGAGCGCGCGAGCCCGCTGAGCGCGCACCTCATCAGCCTGGCCGGGCCGCGGTGGAGGCGCCTCAGGGCGGAGCTCACCCCCACCTTCACCTCCGGCAAGATGAGGCTCATGTTCGGCGCCGTGGCCGAGTGCGCCGGCGAGATGGCGCGCCGGCTGGCGGGCGTGTCCGGGCGCGCGGGAGGCGTCGACGTCAAAGAGGTCGCGGCCCAGTTCACCACCGACGTCATCGGCTCGTGCGCCTTCGGGCTGCGCGTCCACTCCATGGACCGCCCGGACTGCAAGTTCAGGAAGCTGGGCCGCAAGGTGTTCGCGCCGTCTCTCCGCATGTACCTCCGGATATTCACCATGATGTGCCTGCCTTCGTGGATGCAATTCCTGCTCGTCGTTTTCAAAGATCGGGAGACGGAAAGTTTCTTCATGGACTTGGTGAGGGACACGGTAAAATACCGCGAAGAAAACCACGTAGTGAGGAATGACTTTCTGCAGTTGCTCATACAACTGAAGAACAGAAAGCAAGTTGCAAATGGCCAGTCTATGAACTCAGTGGATGCAAAGGAAACTAAAAACGGATATGGTGTTAAAAATCACCAAACACCAGATTTCG AACTTACAGAAAACCTGATGGCCGCCCAGTGCTTTGTGTTCTTCATGGCTGGGTTCGAGACTTCTTCCACGACGATGGGCTTCTGTCTGCACGAGCTCGCTGTGAACCCCGACGTGCAGAAGAGGCTGAGGAACGAGGTGGACGATGCTCTTGAGCGCCACGGAGGCGAACTCTCGTACGAGGCAGTGCAGAGCATGAGCTACATGGACCTGGTGGTCAGCG aaACGCTGCGCAAATATCCACCAATACCAATGTTGGATAGAGAATGCACCAAAGCGTACACTGTTCCTGGTACCAATGTTCACCTGGAAGAAGGTATCAAAGTAAAAATTCCAGTGTATGCAATTCACCACGACCCTAAATACTACCCGGAACCAGACAAGTTTGATCCAGAGAGATTTACAGAAGAAAATAGGAGAAAGATACCGCCGTTTGCTTACCTGCCGTTTGGAGAAGGACCCAGAATGTGCATAG GCATGCGGTTCGGACTGATGCAGGCTAAAGTGGGTCTGGCGGCTCTGCTGTCCAAATTCGAGTTCTGCAAATGTCCCAAGACGCAAATTCCTTTGGAGATGGACGCCGTTACGATAGTGACTTCTCCGAAGGGAGGAGTTTGGCTGAAAATAATTGACAGGCCGAAAATAAACCAATTATGA